The following proteins are encoded in a genomic region of Tumebacillus amylolyticus:
- a CDS encoding gamma-glutamyl-gamma-aminobutyrate hydrolase family protein, with translation MRPIIGVSGKLVNHPNPGSPIGCFLAAGYTNGLAEAGGIPFIIPYLEKEEDVRDLAHRLDGLLLSGGVDITPTSFGEQPVPGLGEICPERDWIEAILFDEMQKQGKPVFGICRGMQVINVYLGGTLYQDLDSQKDGELVQHDQRAPHWYAAHHVTLTPDTTLHRLFEGRDRIGVNTFHHQAVRDLAPGLVATAVADDGVIEAYERKEGPYLLAVQWHPELMWHKDRSFLALFRSFVEACQQR, from the coding sequence ATGAGACCGATCATCGGGGTATCCGGTAAATTAGTGAACCACCCCAATCCGGGGAGCCCTATCGGCTGTTTCTTGGCAGCAGGGTACACCAACGGGTTGGCGGAAGCGGGCGGCATTCCGTTCATCATTCCGTATCTGGAGAAGGAAGAGGACGTACGCGACCTCGCACACCGTCTGGACGGTCTGCTCCTGTCGGGCGGCGTTGACATCACGCCGACGTCGTTTGGCGAGCAACCGGTGCCGGGTCTGGGTGAGATCTGCCCGGAGCGGGACTGGATCGAAGCGATACTGTTCGACGAAATGCAGAAGCAAGGCAAGCCGGTATTCGGGATTTGCCGCGGCATGCAAGTGATCAACGTCTACCTCGGGGGCACGTTGTACCAAGACTTGGACTCGCAAAAAGACGGCGAGTTGGTGCAACACGACCAACGCGCTCCGCATTGGTATGCGGCGCACCACGTGACCCTCACGCCGGACACGACGTTGCATCGTCTCTTCGAAGGTCGCGATCGCATCGGCGTCAACACGTTTCATCACCAAGCGGTGCGCGATCTGGCACCGGGACTGGTGGCGACGGCTGTTGCGGACGACGGTGTCATCGAAGCGTACGAACGCAAGGAAGGCCCGTACTTGCTTGCCGTGCAATGGCACCCGGAACTGATGTGGCACAAGGACCGCTCGTTCCTCGCTCTCTTCCGCTCCTTCGTGGAAGCCTGCCAACAACGATAA
- a CDS encoding M20 metallopeptidase family protein, with the protein MTVTLRDQIASRIRDLHPQLVERRRDFHQHPELGFQEFRTSKIVADWLTELGLEVRTGVAKTGVVARLRGGKPGKTIALRADMDALPIQDVKTCDYKSTVPGTMHACGHDAHTTMVLGAATVLSELRDQLEGDVVFLFQPAEEGPGGAEPMIAEGALDGVDFILGQHMAPVYPAGYMAVAEREAMAAADEFTLRILGTGGHGAYPHMTVDALQISAQVITALQAVVSRQVDPLQSAVLTIGTINGGYRYNVIADVIEMTGTVRTFDGLLREEIPKRMEQIIDGITKAYGASYELDYQFHYPAVLNHKSAVDLMRSVATDVLGRERVLEAPPSMGGEDFAYFLQKVPGCFYWLGCKHPDPVHVGYNIHHPGFDIEEESLFYGVQLMVEGTLAYLKHNK; encoded by the coding sequence ATGACCGTGACCCTGCGTGACCAAATCGCCAGCCGTATTCGCGACCTGCATCCTCAATTGGTGGAGCGCCGCCGAGACTTTCATCAGCATCCGGAACTTGGGTTCCAAGAGTTTCGCACCTCGAAGATCGTCGCCGACTGGCTGACGGAGCTGGGGCTTGAAGTTCGTACCGGCGTTGCCAAAACGGGAGTCGTCGCCCGCCTGCGCGGGGGCAAGCCCGGCAAGACGATTGCGCTGCGTGCCGACATGGACGCGCTGCCGATCCAAGACGTGAAGACCTGCGACTACAAATCCACCGTGCCGGGGACGATGCACGCCTGCGGGCACGATGCCCACACCACGATGGTGCTCGGGGCGGCGACCGTCCTCAGCGAACTTCGCGACCAATTAGAAGGCGACGTCGTGTTCTTGTTCCAACCGGCCGAGGAAGGCCCCGGCGGTGCAGAACCGATGATCGCCGAGGGGGCGCTCGACGGTGTCGATTTCATCCTCGGGCAACACATGGCTCCGGTCTATCCGGCGGGGTATATGGCCGTTGCAGAACGCGAGGCGATGGCGGCGGCCGATGAATTCACCCTGCGCATCTTGGGCACGGGCGGACACGGTGCCTATCCGCATATGACCGTCGATGCGCTCCAAATCTCGGCGCAAGTGATTACCGCTCTGCAAGCGGTCGTCTCCCGCCAAGTCGATCCCTTGCAATCGGCAGTATTGACCATTGGCACGATCAACGGCGGCTATCGGTACAACGTCATCGCCGACGTTATCGAAATGACAGGCACGGTGCGGACGTTCGACGGGCTGTTGCGCGAAGAGATTCCCAAGCGCATGGAGCAGATCATCGACGGCATCACCAAAGCATACGGGGCCAGCTACGAACTGGATTATCAATTCCATTACCCGGCGGTGCTTAACCACAAATCTGCCGTTGACCTGATGCGCTCCGTCGCCACCGACGTGCTCGGGCGTGAGCGAGTCTTGGAGGCGCCCCCCTCCATGGGCGGTGAAGACTTCGCCTATTTCTTGCAAAAAGTGCCCGGTTGCTTCTACTGGCTCGGATGCAAACATCCGGACCCCGTTCACGTTGGATACAACATCCATCATCCGGGGTTTGACATTGAGGAAGAGTCGCTGTTTTATGGAGTTCAATTGATGGTAGAGGGAACATTAGCTTATTTAAAACACAACAAATAA
- a CDS encoding S8 family serine peptidase — translation MKKKKVAKVTSLALASALLVGGIPFQSAASASTVESVSANLKNAKFVAVKQAEATKLASAFISPKIETGSSNLVTVILTLASQPVAVGQYAAKSGNTALAAESSESAIATEQATVQSKAKSLGINMKVGRQFNTVLNGMEVTVPANQIEKLATIPGVKSIFENRTYYNIPDATEEQVGADANFDTVPLDQIGAQTAWAKGFTGKGLKIGVIDTGVDYLHPDLALAYKGGYNAKNHTNDPYEDIPHNGVAGSEHGTHVSGTIVGRAVNPTSDIVQKGIAYESDLYSYKVLGYDPATGKSSGSSAEVIDGIEHAVKDGMDVINLSLGSDGEKDPNSPDAIAINNAVLSGVVAVIANGNAADKGNYYYSNGSPASSQLAISVGAATSLSHHYTANATDSVTTGVTHSLLNMGWTTGHEDFATELGSAPLDAVYAGLGYPADYDGIDMTGKVAFVSRGDLPFVDKIANAKNAGAKAIVIFNGNALNGAPVLDESTPKLLDGRGGNVGPNGYVGDSFEYIPAFDMAGLEGREIARQLIANPGTPLQITLSNIQGSAVRGDTMATFSSRGPLAGGNYDIKPDLVAPGVNILSTWPAYGKADPTASYKEAYNRISGTSMATPHVAGMALLVKQAHPDWTPFDIRAALANTATEISDASNKQYDVYSQGAGRTNVDKAIDTPAVLESVDQITILDKNLTRQNVTNFNDNVSFGLMQPGAAAKTETLQVKNTSGQNLTYTASVHMHPSVTSDPSHPIATPDVNNIDVSLAGLTNGTVTAKAGATQAFSLNLAPKAAAVAGVYEGEVLLEAAGQPSLHLPFVVNVGDEGVKSGFGLQDIKLTNETISPNEDGVKDTTDLSVKVSADDINYLEVDVYGLDDVQIGTMAVKAEKDPVTGEYTPINPGTETFQLDGSYVDGTVDENNDPVVKHLTPGQYKVAVVGVHFNADDTYDSVYDVYHSFGVTDNSTAQEDVINAAESFQGNVTNTKEVNKPVLTLPTSATLNYKVIGSSNTEFINNDGVLVKTPSSGTQSVTLTVQVASVADPTITSTANVVVNLAPVQAKYLVFNKKTLDRTFGLTATVSLNDNPLVAPHYVGNTVVVFQLMKGTTPVAISAQSNVKVGQDLVAQFPGATGTDYWVKVSVADSLTPSLLNVGSSLSDSVELK, via the coding sequence TTGAAAAAGAAAAAAGTGGCGAAAGTAACATCTCTCGCACTTGCTTCCGCGCTGCTCGTCGGCGGCATTCCGTTCCAAAGCGCTGCTTCCGCATCTACCGTGGAAAGCGTGTCTGCGAACCTGAAAAACGCTAAGTTTGTAGCTGTGAAGCAAGCTGAAGCTACGAAATTGGCAAGTGCATTTATTTCTCCGAAAATCGAAACCGGGTCCAGCAACCTGGTTACCGTTATCTTGACCCTTGCTTCCCAACCGGTAGCAGTAGGTCAATACGCAGCGAAGTCCGGCAACACGGCTTTGGCGGCTGAATCCTCCGAGAGCGCGATTGCGACCGAGCAAGCAACGGTTCAATCGAAAGCAAAATCTCTGGGCATCAACATGAAAGTCGGACGTCAATTCAACACCGTTCTCAACGGGATGGAAGTGACCGTTCCGGCGAACCAAATCGAGAAATTGGCAACCATTCCGGGTGTCAAATCGATTTTTGAAAACCGCACCTATTACAACATTCCGGACGCGACCGAGGAGCAAGTAGGCGCTGACGCTAATTTCGATACCGTGCCGCTCGATCAAATCGGCGCACAAACCGCATGGGCGAAAGGCTTTACCGGTAAAGGTCTGAAAATCGGCGTCATCGACACCGGTGTTGACTACCTCCATCCGGACCTCGCACTGGCTTACAAAGGCGGCTACAACGCGAAGAACCACACAAACGATCCGTATGAGGACATTCCGCACAACGGCGTTGCAGGTTCCGAGCATGGCACGCACGTTTCCGGCACCATCGTCGGACGCGCGGTCAACCCGACTTCTGACATCGTACAAAAAGGGATCGCGTACGAATCCGATCTCTACTCTTACAAAGTTCTCGGCTATGATCCGGCTACCGGTAAGTCCTCCGGTTCTTCCGCAGAAGTTATCGACGGGATCGAACATGCAGTCAAGGACGGCATGGACGTCATCAACTTGTCGCTGGGCTCTGACGGTGAGAAAGACCCGAACTCCCCGGATGCGATCGCAATCAACAACGCAGTTCTCTCCGGCGTCGTAGCGGTCATCGCGAACGGCAACGCAGCAGACAAAGGCAATTACTACTACTCCAACGGTTCCCCGGCATCTTCGCAGCTGGCGATCTCCGTCGGTGCTGCGACTTCCTTGAGCCACCACTACACCGCGAACGCAACCGACTCCGTGACGACCGGCGTAACTCACAGCCTGCTCAACATGGGTTGGACGACCGGCCACGAAGACTTCGCAACGGAGCTGGGTTCCGCACCGCTTGACGCAGTCTACGCAGGCCTCGGCTATCCGGCAGACTATGACGGCATTGATATGACCGGCAAAGTGGCATTCGTTTCCCGCGGCGACCTTCCGTTCGTTGATAAAATCGCCAACGCGAAAAATGCAGGTGCAAAAGCGATCGTGATCTTCAACGGTAACGCATTGAACGGGGCACCGGTTCTCGATGAGTCTACTCCGAAATTGTTGGACGGTCGTGGCGGCAACGTGGGCCCGAACGGCTATGTCGGGGACAGCTTCGAATACATCCCGGCATTTGACATGGCGGGTCTTGAAGGTCGTGAGATCGCACGCCAATTGATCGCAAACCCGGGCACTCCGCTCCAGATCACGCTGAGCAACATCCAAGGCTCGGCCGTTCGTGGCGACACGATGGCTACCTTCTCCTCCCGTGGCCCGCTTGCAGGCGGCAACTACGACATCAAACCGGACCTCGTGGCACCGGGTGTGAACATCCTGTCCACCTGGCCGGCTTATGGCAAGGCAGACCCGACCGCTTCTTACAAGGAAGCTTACAACCGCATCTCGGGTACCTCGATGGCGACCCCGCACGTTGCAGGTATGGCATTGCTCGTGAAGCAAGCTCACCCGGATTGGACTCCGTTTGACATCCGTGCTGCTCTTGCGAACACCGCTACGGAAATTTCCGATGCTTCCAACAAGCAGTACGATGTGTACTCCCAAGGCGCAGGTCGTACCAATGTTGACAAAGCGATCGACACTCCGGCAGTTCTCGAATCTGTGGATCAAATCACGATTCTCGACAAGAACCTGACCCGTCAAAACGTCACCAACTTCAACGACAACGTCAGCTTCGGTCTGATGCAACCGGGCGCAGCTGCGAAAACCGAAACCCTGCAAGTGAAAAACACGTCGGGTCAAAACCTGACCTACACCGCTTCGGTTCACATGCACCCGTCTGTAACGTCCGATCCGAGCCACCCGATCGCGACCCCGGATGTCAACAACATTGACGTCTCCTTGGCGGGCCTCACGAATGGCACCGTTACTGCAAAAGCGGGCGCGACCCAAGCGTTCTCTCTGAACCTCGCACCGAAAGCGGCAGCTGTGGCTGGCGTCTACGAAGGCGAAGTTCTCTTGGAAGCTGCTGGCCAACCGTCCTTGCACCTGCCGTTCGTCGTGAACGTGGGCGACGAAGGCGTGAAGTCCGGCTTCGGCTTGCAAGACATCAAGCTGACCAACGAAACCATCTCGCCGAACGAGGACGGCGTGAAAGACACGACCGATCTGTCTGTCAAAGTCTCTGCAGACGATATCAACTACTTGGAAGTTGACGTCTACGGCCTCGATGACGTACAAATCGGTACAATGGCAGTCAAAGCTGAGAAAGATCCGGTAACCGGCGAATACACCCCGATCAACCCGGGCACTGAGACCTTCCAACTGGATGGCTCGTATGTAGACGGCACCGTGGATGAAAACAACGACCCGGTCGTGAAACATCTGACCCCGGGCCAATACAAAGTTGCAGTTGTCGGTGTGCATTTCAACGCAGATGACACCTACGATTCCGTCTACGATGTCTATCATTCCTTTGGCGTGACCGATAACTCCACCGCCCAAGAAGATGTCATCAACGCAGCAGAGTCCTTCCAAGGTAACGTAACCAACACCAAGGAAGTCAACAAACCGGTATTGACCCTGCCGACCAGCGCTACCCTCAACTACAAAGTGATCGGTTCCAGCAACACGGAATTCATCAACAACGATGGCGTTTTGGTGAAAACTCCGTCCTCCGGTACTCAATCGGTTACGCTGACCGTTCAAGTTGCATCGGTCGCAGACCCGACGATCACTTCGACTGCAAATGTCGTTGTGAACTTGGCTCCGGTACAAGCGAAATACCTGGTCTTCAACAAGAAGACGCTTGACCGCACCTTCGGTCTGACCGCTACCGTTTCGTTGAACGACAACCCGTTGGTTGCGCCGCACTACGTCGGCAATACCGTCGTGGTCTTCCAACTGATGAAAGGCACGACTCCGGTTGCAATTTCGGCACAGTCGAACGTAAAAGTCGGCCAAGATCTGGTTGCTCAATTCCCGGGCGCTACCGGTACTGACTACTGGGTTAAAGTCTCGGTTGCAGATTCGCTGACCCCGAGCCTGCTGAACGTTGGCAGCTCGCTGAGCGATTCGGTTGAACTTAAGTAG
- a CDS encoding S-layer homology domain-containing protein, which yields MKKKLLTLLTGAALLASTASIPAYATQPVSGVTLTDITSKYQGELVKITGTSTYNDVIVKVLSPDNSLLYFTDLTVTNGVYSNTFSLPVLAGFGTYKVVVGQGTDVATDEFTVVQMPPNNGGGNGNGGGNGNGNGNGNGNGNGNGNGNGNGGSHGKDVNVNQVLNQGQSKGEVKTDTKTDGKTVKGTVTNDDLKNTLASTNNSPIAVVIVVPTTNDQQAQVSLTPEQVALLNGSQAGNSVIVTTGNASVALPVSVLKNVPEGANVTITVNNAGDQTSTFSTQVSGATVVGTPVSYEVNVVNGDQSTPIEVGTEYVKRSFVVDGNFDPTTAGVLFIEDGQVRSVPATFTVNEDGTVTVTINRPGFSTYAVATHAVAFSDISTSYAESNIQSLADKFLVYGTSATTFSPQNEVTRAEFAALLTRALGLNATKSAPFTDVNASDWFANDVAAVYEAGLVNGVGNNAFDPNAQITRQDLTVMLSKALKFLNVQNGTPSHQAYADASSFSDYAKDSIANVTEFGLMTGEAVNGGYEFHPNDSTTREAAATVLHSLLQKAKLIN from the coding sequence TTGAAGAAAAAACTGTTGACACTTCTCACAGGTGCAGCCTTGCTGGCGAGCACGGCCTCGATTCCGGCCTATGCGACTCAACCAGTCAGCGGTGTCACCTTGACGGATATCACGTCGAAGTATCAAGGGGAACTCGTAAAGATCACAGGGACTTCCACCTACAATGACGTCATTGTTAAAGTCCTCAGTCCGGACAATTCGCTTTTGTACTTCACGGATCTCACTGTGACCAACGGCGTGTATTCGAATACCTTTAGCTTGCCTGTTTTGGCTGGGTTTGGGACCTATAAAGTTGTCGTTGGTCAAGGCACCGATGTAGCTACTGACGAATTCACAGTTGTCCAGATGCCCCCAAACAACGGTGGCGGCAATGGTAACGGCGGTGGCAACGGTAATGGCAATGGCAACGGCAACGGCAACGGCAACGGCAACGGCAACGGCAACGGCAACGGCGGCAGTCACGGCAAAGACGTGAACGTCAACCAAGTCCTGAACCAAGGCCAAAGCAAGGGCGAAGTGAAAACGGACACCAAAACCGATGGGAAAACGGTCAAAGGGACCGTTACCAACGATGATCTGAAAAACACCTTGGCGTCTACAAACAACTCGCCGATCGCTGTGGTCATCGTCGTTCCGACGACCAACGACCAACAAGCACAAGTCTCCCTGACCCCTGAGCAAGTCGCTCTGCTCAACGGCTCTCAAGCCGGAAACTCCGTCATCGTGACCACGGGCAACGCTTCCGTTGCACTGCCGGTTTCCGTTCTCAAGAACGTACCGGAAGGCGCAAACGTAACGATCACCGTGAACAACGCAGGCGATCAAACTTCGACCTTCTCCACCCAAGTTTCGGGCGCTACGGTCGTAGGCACTCCGGTTTCCTACGAAGTGAACGTCGTCAACGGCGACCAATCGACTCCGATCGAAGTCGGCACCGAGTACGTGAAGCGCTCCTTCGTGGTCGACGGCAACTTTGACCCGACCACAGCAGGCGTGCTGTTCATCGAAGACGGCCAAGTACGTTCCGTACCGGCAACCTTCACCGTGAACGAAGACGGCACCGTAACGGTCACCATCAACCGTCCGGGCTTCTCCACCTATGCAGTGGCGACCCACGCGGTTGCGTTCTCGGACATCAGCACCTCCTATGCAGAATCCAACATCCAATCGCTCGCAGACAAGTTCCTCGTCTACGGAACGTCGGCTACGACCTTCTCTCCGCAGAACGAAGTCACCCGCGCAGAGTTTGCTGCGTTGCTGACCCGCGCACTGGGTCTGAACGCAACCAAATCGGCTCCGTTCACCGACGTGAACGCATCTGACTGGTTCGCAAACGATGTAGCGGCTGTCTACGAAGCCGGCCTCGTCAACGGCGTGGGCAACAACGCGTTCGATCCGAACGCGCAGATCACCCGCCAAGACCTGACCGTCATGCTCTCGAAAGCGCTGAAATTCCTGAACGTACAGAACGGCACTCCGTCCCACCAAGCGTACGCAGACGCTTCCTCCTTCTCCGACTACGCGAAGGACAGCATCGCGAACGTTACGGAATTCGGCCTCATGACCGGCGAAGCGGTCAACGGCGGCTACGAGTTCCACCCGAACGATTCGACCACCCGCGAAGCGGCGGCGACCGTTCTGCATTCCCTGCTCCAAAAAGCAAAACTGATCAACTAA
- a CDS encoding DUF1450 domain-containing protein, giving the protein MSLEIKKIDVCIGNTDKGTDWVLEELKKDHPDLKGQRWGCLGNCGNCYKKLFVMANNRHLIEADTKEELLEKLKPEMATE; this is encoded by the coding sequence ATGAGCCTCGAGATCAAAAAAATAGACGTCTGCATCGGCAACACCGACAAAGGCACCGATTGGGTCCTCGAAGAACTCAAAAAGGACCACCCCGACCTCAAAGGTCAACGCTGGGGCTGCTTGGGCAATTGCGGCAACTGCTACAAAAAACTCTTCGTCATGGCGAACAACCGCCACCTGATCGAAGCCGATACCAAAGAGGAACTCTTGGAAAAGCTCAAACCCGAGATGGCAACCGAATAA
- a CDS encoding BsuPI-related putative proteinase inhibitor, producing the protein MLIVRTDKPTYSRGETVRITLTWNNDSEVPHEVTFTSAQRFDVAVERDEQIVWQWSAGKFFAQVLTTLVIEPGDSRVFKTEWDQKGFDHQLVPPGTYVLRAWIKGTHDEGGTLVELT; encoded by the coding sequence ATGCTCATCGTGCGGACCGACAAACCGACGTACAGCCGGGGAGAGACCGTGCGGATCACGCTTACGTGGAACAATGACAGCGAGGTACCGCATGAGGTGACGTTTACCAGCGCGCAGCGCTTTGACGTGGCCGTGGAACGGGACGAACAGATCGTGTGGCAGTGGAGCGCGGGGAAGTTTTTTGCGCAAGTGCTGACCACGCTGGTCATTGAGCCGGGCGACTCGCGCGTCTTCAAAACCGAATGGGATCAAAAAGGCTTCGACCACCAACTTGTTCCGCCGGGAACCTATGTGCTTCGTGCGTGGATCAAAGGAACCCACGACGAGGGCGGAACGTTGGTCGAGTTGACGTAG
- a CDS encoding flagellar brake protein, producing MTMPKLFQVVTLYRMQEGSGETLYRVRVQEVGPNTLVLEVPLGPKSIPVRIPAGERVRLGYTIEHRAFYTFTTVALDVEGEDIPQLVVATPRQEDIRKVQRRNFFRVPVALEGKLKRPDGRGVPVHVCDLSGGGFSFKSRLPWLALEQELSGTIRLPQSDVEFAAIVRRLEYLEEVQLHLYGLEFTQLLNAHRNKIVKYCLERQSKLLRISPP from the coding sequence ATGACGATGCCCAAACTCTTTCAAGTCGTGACGTTGTATCGTATGCAAGAAGGAAGCGGCGAGACGTTGTACCGCGTTCGTGTCCAGGAAGTCGGGCCGAACACGCTCGTGCTCGAGGTGCCGCTTGGTCCCAAGAGCATTCCCGTGCGCATCCCCGCCGGCGAACGAGTTCGCCTGGGCTATACGATTGAGCACCGCGCGTTCTACACGTTCACGACGGTCGCTTTGGACGTCGAAGGGGAGGACATTCCCCAGTTGGTCGTTGCGACGCCGCGACAGGAGGACATTCGCAAAGTGCAGCGGCGGAATTTTTTTCGCGTGCCGGTGGCGTTGGAAGGCAAGTTGAAACGGCCGGACGGACGCGGGGTTCCGGTACACGTCTGCGATTTGAGCGGGGGCGGGTTTTCGTTTAAGTCACGCCTTCCGTGGCTTGCGTTGGAACAGGAATTGTCGGGGACGATTCGTTTGCCCCAGAGCGACGTGGAGTTTGCCGCCATCGTGCGGCGCTTGGAGTATCTGGAGGAGGTACAGCTCCATCTGTACGGGCTGGAATTCACCCAACTCCTAAACGCCCACCGCAACAAGATCGTCAAATACTGCCTCGAACGCCAAAGCAAACTCCTCAGAATCTCTCCCCCATGA
- a CDS encoding class I SAM-dependent methyltransferase, producing MPIDFHAEKNRDTYAKREANASWSELLRGLFPVQGLQVADIGCGGGIYSKALADMGAAQVTGVDFSEEMLTAARVNCAEFSHVKFVQGNALATGLPDGVADVVLERALTHHLPQRDLAACFAEARRILKPGGVLLVQNRTPEDCLLPGSETHLRGYFLEKYPRLRDREVGRRHDSRTMNEALQEAGFADVTEQNVWETRRVYATGDELRNDLLARTGRSILHELNDSELADLVDYIVDKLPPQEIVEQDRWTIWSAR from the coding sequence ATGCCAATCGACTTTCACGCGGAGAAGAACCGCGATACCTATGCGAAACGGGAAGCCAACGCATCGTGGAGCGAACTCCTGCGTGGGCTTTTTCCCGTGCAAGGACTTCAGGTTGCGGATATCGGGTGCGGGGGCGGCATCTATTCCAAAGCGTTGGCCGACATGGGTGCGGCGCAGGTGACGGGCGTTGACTTCTCCGAAGAGATGTTGACGGCGGCGCGAGTAAACTGTGCCGAGTTTTCCCACGTGAAGTTCGTGCAGGGCAACGCTCTGGCGACGGGGTTGCCGGACGGCGTGGCGGACGTCGTGCTGGAACGGGCGTTGACACATCACCTGCCCCAACGCGATTTGGCGGCGTGCTTTGCAGAGGCTCGGCGGATTCTCAAACCGGGCGGGGTCTTGCTGGTGCAGAACCGCACGCCGGAAGACTGTTTGTTGCCGGGCAGCGAGACGCACTTGCGCGGGTATTTTTTGGAGAAGTACCCACGGCTTCGGGATCGGGAGGTCGGACGGCGGCATGACTCCCGGACGATGAACGAAGCGTTGCAGGAGGCAGGCTTTGCCGATGTGACGGAGCAAAACGTCTGGGAGACGCGCCGTGTGTATGCGACGGGGGACGAGTTGCGAAACGATCTCTTGGCGCGGACGGGGCGTTCGATTTTGCACGAGTTGAACGACAGCGAGCTGGCAGATTTGGTAGACTATATCGTAGACAAACTGCCGCCGCAAGAGATCGTGGAGCAAGACCGCTGGACGATCTGGTCCGCGAGATAG
- the crcB gene encoding fluoride efflux transporter CrcB, translating to MFGQYLAVMIGGAFGAVLRYGVSVWVTAVPWKILGINWVGCFLLGLLHAYAARTGRVPEWVRVGLGTGVLGGFTTFSTFSVDSVTLLRHGQWGELTLYVVGSLVGGVLLAWAGTWLGRRGRSGIAQEVAR from the coding sequence ATGTTCGGGCAATATCTCGCCGTCATGATCGGCGGTGCGTTCGGTGCCGTTTTGCGCTACGGAGTGAGCGTGTGGGTGACCGCCGTGCCTTGGAAGATTCTCGGGATCAATTGGGTCGGGTGTTTCTTGCTCGGACTGCTCCATGCGTATGCCGCTCGCACAGGTCGTGTGCCGGAGTGGGTGCGCGTGGGACTGGGAACGGGGGTGCTGGGCGGGTTCACGACGTTCTCGACGTTTAGCGTGGATTCGGTGACTCTGCTGCGACACGGGCAGTGGGGCGAATTGACGTTGTATGTGGTCGGGAGCCTCGTCGGAGGGGTCCTGCTTGCCTGGGCCGGCACGTGGCTGGGTCGGCGGGGTCGTTCGGGAATTGCACAGGAGGTGGCACGATAG
- the crcB gene encoding fluoride efflux transporter CrcB, protein MGAFWVLLGGCVGAPLRFGVSRFVGKRWKGGFPLGTFLINVAGSVCLGALYGAELSPTATLLFGTGLLGAFTTFSTFGVEAVGLVEKKKPVLAVLYVLSSALFGLLGAYLGQAWYTGL, encoded by the coding sequence ATGGGAGCTTTCTGGGTGTTGCTCGGCGGCTGTGTCGGTGCGCCGCTGCGGTTCGGAGTGAGCCGATTCGTCGGGAAACGGTGGAAGGGCGGGTTCCCGCTCGGGACGTTTTTGATCAACGTGGCAGGCTCGGTTTGTTTGGGCGCGTTGTACGGGGCGGAGCTGAGTCCCACGGCGACGTTGCTTTTTGGAACCGGGCTGTTGGGGGCGTTTACGACGTTTTCCACGTTCGGGGTGGAAGCGGTGGGGCTTGTTGAGAAAAAAAAGCCCGTACTCGCGGTGCTGTACGTGCTGTCCTCCGCGTTGTTCGGTCTCCTCGGGGCGTATCTCGGGCAGGCGTGGTATACTGGGCTGTAG